A part of Bufo bufo chromosome 7, aBufBuf1.1, whole genome shotgun sequence genomic DNA contains:
- the LOC121007904 gene encoding uncharacterized protein LOC121007904 gives MPFLFNFSANLLPLDKPVAWSEGFELSDRIVEAEPYVKASDFIIPVFVYSVQQLPTPQLKDELKEILHTATQLTTVVPIVVLTHRTHKNYPQVEAMFRDIGTEKFFPVENYTEKNPKRKKETDEEIIQFLYEVISDAEFRASYPRDADQEMSDRKVFVLKYIHDRELMIQRQNLDRQRYVEIKGAEQAFKLRKEEEEKERRKSGELFKEKLEKMRGEFQRQQLRDQYEHEKRKKELQKRKSK, from the exons atgccttttctg TTTAACTTTTCAGCAAACTTGTTGCCTCTGGACAAACCAGTTGCCTGGAGTGAAGGATTTGAGCTGTCAGACCGGATTGTGGAAGCAGAACCTTATGTGAAGGCCTCGGATTTCATCATTCCTGTCTTTGTTTACAG TGTGCAGCAGTTGCCAACTCCCCAGCTGAAGGATGAGCTGAAAGAAATACTTCATACTGCCACACAGCTCACAA CCGTCGTTCCCATCGTTGTCCTCACTCATCGGACTCACAAGAACTATCCTCAAGTCGAAGCCATGTTCAGGGACATTGGAACAGAGAAGTTTTTTCCTGTTGAAAATTACACCGAAAAAAATCCAAAGAGAAAAAAGGAAACTGACGAGGAGATCATCCAGTTTCTATATGAAGTCATCAGCGACGCTGAGTTCCGAGCTAGCTATCCCCGGGACGCGGATCAGGAGATGAGTGATCGGAaggtgtttgtactgaaatatatTCACGACAGAGAACTGATGATTCAGAGACAAAACCTGGACAGACAGAGATATGTGGAGAtcaagggggcggagcaggcctTCAAACTTaggaaggaagaggaggaaaaaGAGCGGCGAAAAAGTGGGGAATTATTTAAGGAAAAATTAGAGAAGATGCGAGGAGAATTCCAGAGACAGCAACTGCGGGACCAGTATGAACacgaaaagagaaagaaagagctGCAAAAAAGGAAGAGCAAATAA